One genomic segment of Pantoea sp. Aalb includes these proteins:
- the pfkA gene encoding 6-phosphofructokinase, with protein MIKKIGVLTSGGDAPGMNAAIRGVVRSALSSSLKVFGIYDGYLGLYKNNITILDRYSVSDIVNRGGTFLGSARFPEFSNENIRQLAIKNLKNHGIDALVVIGGDGSYVGAKRLTEMGIPCIGLPGTIDNDVAGTDYTIGYFTALETVVEAIDRLRDTSSSHQRISIVEVMGRCCGDLTLAAAIAGGCEFIVLPEIPYTREELLSKIKAGISKGKKHAIIAITEHICNINNLAQYIEEKTKRETRATVLGHIQRGGAPCAYDRILASRMGIYSIELLLQGYGGRCVGIQNEKMVHHDIIDAIDNMKRPFRLDWLDTIKKLY; from the coding sequence ATGATAAAGAAAATCGGAGTACTAACCAGCGGTGGTGATGCTCCAGGTATGAATGCTGCGATTCGTGGAGTTGTACGCTCTGCTTTAAGCTCTAGCCTTAAAGTATTTGGTATCTATGATGGCTATCTAGGACTATATAAAAATAATATAACTATCCTTGATCGTTATAGTGTATCAGACATAGTCAATCGTGGTGGTACATTTCTTGGATCTGCTAGATTTCCTGAATTCTCTAATGAAAATATACGTCAGCTAGCTATTAAGAATCTAAAAAATCATGGAATTGATGCTCTAGTAGTAATTGGAGGAGATGGTTCTTATGTAGGTGCAAAGCGTTTAACGGAAATGGGTATTCCATGTATTGGTTTACCTGGTACTATTGATAATGATGTAGCTGGTACTGATTATACTATTGGATATTTTACTGCTTTAGAAACTGTAGTTGAAGCCATTGATCGCTTACGAGATACTTCTTCATCGCATCAACGTATTTCTATAGTAGAAGTTATGGGGCGATGTTGTGGTGATTTAACTTTAGCTGCAGCTATAGCCGGAGGATGTGAATTTATTGTTCTTCCTGAAATTCCTTATACTCGTGAAGAGTTATTATCTAAAATAAAAGCTGGTATTTCTAAAGGTAAAAAACATGCTATAATAGCTATTACTGAACATATATGCAATATTAATAATTTAGCCCAATATATTGAAGAAAAAACTAAGCGTGAAACTCGTGCTACTGTACTTGGTCATATTCAGAGAGGTGGAGCTCCTTGTGCGTATGATCGTATTTTAGCTTCTCGGATGGGAATATATTCAATTGAACTTCTATTGCAAGGATACGGAGGTCGTTGTGTTGGAATTCAAAA
- the cysE gene encoding serine O-acetyltransferase yields MSYKKLDIIWSNIKAEAKELAICEPTLASFYHETLLKHENLGSALSYMLSNKLANSIMPAIAIRKIVEETYYENPKMIISAAYDIQAICQRDPAIKKYSTPLLYLKGFHALQAYRICHWLWNERRCALAIYLQNEISFSFAVDIHPAASIGHGIMLDHATGIVIGETTVIENDVSILQSVTLGGTGKINGDRHPKIREGVMIGAGTKILGNIEIGRGAKIGAGSVVLQPVPPHTTAAGVPARIVGKPISKKPSIDMDQHFNSNILGFEFGDGI; encoded by the coding sequence ATGTCTTATAAAAAATTAGATATAATATGGAGTAATATAAAAGCTGAAGCTAAAGAATTAGCTATCTGTGAGCCTACATTAGCCAGTTTTTATCATGAAACATTACTTAAACATGAAAATCTTGGTAGTGCTCTGAGTTATATGTTATCGAATAAATTAGCAAATTCTATTATGCCAGCTATTGCTATTCGTAAAATTGTAGAAGAAACTTATTATGAAAATCCTAAGATGATTATTTCTGCAGCTTATGATATTCAAGCTATATGTCAACGTGATCCGGCTATTAAAAAGTATTCAACTCCATTATTATACTTAAAAGGATTTCATGCATTACAGGCTTATCGTATCTGTCATTGGCTTTGGAACGAAAGACGTTGTGCTTTAGCAATTTATTTACAAAATGAAATTTCTTTCTCTTTCGCTGTAGATATTCATCCAGCTGCCAGTATTGGCCATGGCATTATGCTTGACCATGCTACTGGTATTGTCATTGGAGAAACTACGGTGATAGAAAATGATGTTTCTATTTTACAATCAGTTACATTAGGAGGTACTGGAAAAATAAATGGAGATCGCCATCCAAAAATTCGTGAAGGAGTAATGATTGGTGCAGGTACTAAAATTTTAGGTAATATAGAAATAGGACGAGGTGCAAAAATTGGTGCAGGTTCTGTAGTATTACAACCAGTACCGCCTCATACCACTGCAGCCGGTGTACCAGCACGAATTGTCGGAAAACCAATTAGTAAAAAACCTTCTATAGATATGGATCAACATTTCAATAGTAATATATTAGGTTTTGAATTTGGTGATGGTATATAG
- the gpsA gene encoding NAD(P)H-dependent glycerol-3-phosphate dehydrogenase: MTKCNSSIGVIGAGSYGTALAITLARNHNQKVLLWSHNQQSVIRLQADRCNTCFLPNIYFPDNLIPEFDLVKVLQNSRDLLVVVPSHVFGDVLIKCKPHLRLDSRIVWATKGLEKQTGRLLQEVAREILGNNIPLAVISGPTFAQELAQGLPTSIVLASTDTQFAKDLHYRFQSEKYFHIYNSSDIIGIQIGGAVKNVIAIGAGISDGIGFGANARTALIICSLVEISKLGVALGADSTTFMGMAGLGDLLLTCTDDKSRNRRFGIMLGQGKSVNDAKCIIGQIVEGYRNTKEVKALANRAKIEMPIVEQIYQVLYFKKSAREAALSLINHK, from the coding sequence ATGACTAAATGTAATTCTTCTATCGGTGTAATAGGTGCTGGATCTTACGGTACAGCTTTAGCTATAACATTAGCTCGTAATCATAATCAAAAAGTATTACTATGGAGTCATAATCAACAAAGTGTAATACGACTTCAAGCTGATAGATGTAATACTTGTTTTTTACCTAATATATATTTCCCAGATAATTTAATTCCTGAATTTGATTTGGTCAAAGTACTACAAAATAGTAGAGATTTATTAGTAGTCGTACCAAGTCATGTATTTGGTGATGTACTTATAAAGTGTAAGCCACATTTGCGATTAGATTCACGGATTGTTTGGGCAACTAAAGGATTAGAAAAACAAACTGGACGTTTATTACAGGAAGTTGCACGAGAAATTCTTGGTAATAATATTCCATTAGCAGTTATTTCAGGTCCTACCTTTGCTCAAGAATTAGCTCAAGGATTACCAACATCTATTGTACTTGCATCAACTGATACTCAATTTGCTAAAGATTTACACTATAGATTTCAATCTGAAAAATATTTTCATATTTATAATAGTTCAGATATTATTGGTATTCAGATTGGAGGTGCAGTAAAAAATGTTATTGCTATTGGTGCTGGAATTTCTGATGGTATTGGTTTTGGTGCAAATGCACGTACTGCTTTAATTATTTGTAGTTTAGTAGAAATAAGTAAATTAGGTGTAGCTCTAGGTGCTGATTCTACAACTTTTATGGGTATGGCTGGTTTAGGTGATTTACTTTTAACGTGTACAGATGATAAGTCACGTAATCGCCGTTTTGGTATAATGTTAGGTCAAGGTAAAAGTGTTAATGATGCAAAATGTATCATTGGACAAATTGTAGAAGGTTATAGAAACACTAAAGAGGTAAAAGCGTTAGCTAATCGAGCAAAAATAGAAATGCCAATTGTTGAACAAATTTATCAAGTATTATATTTTAAGAAATCAGCTCGAGAAGCAGCTTTAAGCTTAATTAACCATAAGTAA
- the secB gene encoding protein-export chaperone SecB has translation MSLHNTNEMHFQIQRIYTKDLSFEAPNVPHIFQKEWEPEVKLDLDTSSTQLSEEVYEVILRVTVTAIVSEETAFLCEVQQAGIFIIKGIEGTQMEHCLGAYCPNILFPYARECTTNLVSRGSFPQLNLAPVNFDALFINYLQQQNKNENENEESNQSQSNS, from the coding sequence ATGTCATTACATAATACTAATGAAATGCATTTTCAAATTCAACGTATTTATACTAAAGATCTTTCTTTTGAAGCTCCTAATGTTCCACATATATTTCAGAAAGAGTGGGAACCAGAAGTAAAATTAGATTTAGACACGTCATCAACTCAACTTAGTGAGGAAGTTTATGAAGTTATTTTACGTGTTACTGTAACAGCTATTGTGAGTGAAGAGACTGCATTTTTATGCGAGGTACAACAAGCAGGTATTTTTATTATTAAAGGCATCGAAGGTACTCAAATGGAGCATTGTTTAGGTGCATATTGTCCTAATATTCTATTTCCTTATGCACGTGAATGTACTACTAACTTAGTATCTCGTGGCTCTTTTCCTCAACTAAACTTAGCACCAGTTAACTTTGATGCTCTATTTATAAATTATTTACAACAGCAAAATAAAAATGAAAATGAAAATGAAGAATCAAATCAAAGTCAGAGTAACTCATGA
- a CDS encoding rhodanese-like domain-containing protein: MQKILQFVSNHPILNLVWIIFLILIFVTLIKEIFSNIRNINTSEMIHIINKEKAMIIDVRSYEDYKNGHIVGSIHIVGEDIKKRKVNELKKYKSTPIIVVCNTGQHASVLARELSTLGFIQVFVLKNGINAWNNDNLPLVKLHN; the protein is encoded by the coding sequence ATGCAAAAAATTCTACAATTTGTAAGTAATCATCCTATTCTTAATTTAGTATGGATCATTTTTTTAATCCTCATTTTTGTAACTTTAATAAAAGAAATATTTTCAAATATAAGGAATATTAACACTAGCGAAATGATCCACATCATTAATAAAGAAAAGGCAATGATAATAGACGTTCGTTCATATGAAGATTATAAAAATGGACATATTGTAGGTTCTATACATATAGTAGGAGAAGATATAAAAAAAAGAAAGGTAAATGAATTAAAAAAATATAAATCTACACCTATAATAGTTGTGTGTAACACCGGACAACATGCTAGTGTTTTAGCAAGAGAGTTAAGTACTTTAGGTTTTATTCAAGTTTTTGTATTAAAAAATGGAATTAATGCTTGGAATAATGATAACTTACCACTAGTAAAATTACACAACTAA
- the rfaD gene encoding ADP-glyceromanno-heptose 6-epimerase, with the protein MIMVTGGAGMIGSNLIKGLNERGHTNILVVDNLKNGTKFINLVHRHIADYIDKDMLLKHIISSSQHLNSIKAVFHQGACSTTTEWDGKYVMNNNYEYSKYLLHFCIKQNIPFIYASSAATYGNEHKYFIEERQYERPLNIYGYSKMLFDNYVRQVIPKAHSSICGLRYFNVYGPYEGHKGNMASIVYHLNSQIRKGKNPQLFEGSNNFRRDFIHVDDIVAINLWCWRNNISGIYNCGTGHDVSFKDIAEMILKYHQKSQIEYIPFPKKLRERYQYFTKADISKLIMVGYNKPFKKLTTGIKEYMSWLNS; encoded by the coding sequence ATGATCATGGTTACAGGCGGTGCTGGTATGATTGGTAGTAATCTGATTAAAGGTCTTAATGAACGTGGCCATACTAATATTTTAGTGGTTGATAATTTAAAAAATGGTACTAAATTTATAAATTTAGTACATAGACATATAGCTGATTACATTGATAAAGATATGCTGCTTAAGCATATTATATCTTCTAGTCAACATTTGAATTCAATTAAAGCCGTATTCCACCAAGGTGCATGTTCTACAACAACTGAATGGGACGGTAAATATGTTATGAATAATAATTATGAGTATTCAAAATATTTACTACACTTCTGTATTAAGCAAAATATCCCATTTATATATGCTTCTTCTGCTGCTACTTATGGAAACGAACATAAATATTTTATTGAAGAACGCCAGTATGAGAGACCTCTTAATATATATGGTTATTCAAAAATGTTATTTGATAATTATGTCCGTCAAGTTATACCAAAAGCACATTCATCAATATGTGGATTAAGGTATTTCAATGTATACGGTCCATATGAAGGACATAAAGGTAATATGGCAAGTATAGTATATCATCTTAATTCACAAATACGAAAAGGAAAAAATCCACAATTATTTGAAGGTAGTAATAATTTTCGTCGTGATTTTATTCATGTAGATGATATAGTTGCTATAAATTTATGGTGCTGGAGAAATAATATTTCTGGTATTTATAATTGCGGTACTGGTCATGATGTATCATTTAAAGACATAGCTGAAATGATATTAAAATATCATCAAAAAAGTCAAATCGAATATATTCCATTTCCTAAAAAATTAAGAGAAAGATATCAATATTTTACAAAAGCTGATATTAGTAAACTAATTATGGTTGGTTATAATAAACCATTTAAAAAATTAACGACAGGAATTAAGGAATATATGTCATGGTTAAACTCTTAA
- the rfaF gene encoding ADP-heptose--LPS heptosyltransferase RfaF — protein MLKILVIGPSWIGDMVMSQSLYRTIKTKYNESIIDVIAPAWCHPLLSRMPEVDSALNMPLDHGILALKKRYYLGKSLETNNYDRAYVLPNSFKSALIPFFAGIKHRIGWRGEMRYLVLNDIRILNKVEFPMMVERYIALGYDESSTFSHQLPHPILWPKLVVNEDEKQIIIKKFALSNYRLIIGFCIGAEFGPAKIWPHYHYAALAEQLIAEGYQLILLGSIKDHKIGNAIIQMLLESSRKHCKNLVGQTQLEEAVILLAHCVAVVSNDSGLMHITAALNRPLVALYGPSNPDFTPPLSHKARVIRLIGGYYKVRYSDRKYGYHQSLIDINPSRVHQELITLLNLD, from the coding sequence ATGCTAAAAATTTTAGTCATTGGTCCATCTTGGATTGGTGATATGGTAATGTCACAAAGTCTTTATCGTACAATTAAAACTAAATATAATGAGTCAATTATTGATGTAATTGCGCCAGCATGGTGCCATCCATTATTATCAAGAATGCCAGAAGTAGATAGTGCATTAAATATGCCATTAGACCACGGTATATTAGCACTGAAAAAAAGATATTATCTAGGTAAATCTTTAGAAACTAATAATTATGATCGCGCTTATGTATTACCTAATTCTTTTAAATCAGCATTAATCCCATTTTTCGCTGGAATTAAACATCGTATTGGTTGGCGAGGGGAAATGCGCTATTTAGTATTAAATGACATACGTATATTAAATAAAGTTGAATTTCCAATGATGGTAGAACGCTATATTGCATTAGGATATGATGAATCATCTACTTTTTCTCATCAATTACCACATCCTATATTATGGCCAAAATTAGTAGTTAATGAAGATGAAAAACAAATAATAATAAAAAAATTTGCATTATCAAACTATCGTTTAATAATAGGTTTTTGTATTGGTGCAGAATTTGGGCCAGCAAAAATCTGGCCCCATTATCATTATGCAGCTTTAGCTGAACAATTAATTGCAGAAGGTTATCAATTAATTCTATTGGGATCAATAAAAGATCATAAAATAGGCAATGCTATTATACAAATGTTATTAGAATCATCTCGTAAACACTGTAAAAATTTAGTGGGACAGACACAACTTGAAGAAGCAGTAATTCTTTTAGCCCATTGTGTAGCAGTAGTTAGTAATGATTCTGGTTTAATGCATATTACTGCAGCATTAAATCGACCATTAGTAGCTTTATATGGTCCAAGCAACCCTGATTTTACGCCTCCATTATCTCATAAAGCACGTGTTATTCGTCTAATTGGAGGATATTATAAAGTACGCTATAGTGATAGAAAATATGGTTATCATCAAAGCTTAATTGATATTAATCCTTCAAGAGTTCATCAAGAACTAATTACTTTATTGAATCTAGACTAG
- the rfaC gene encoding lipopolysaccharide heptosyltransferase RfaC — protein sequence MHVLIIKTSSMGDILHTLPALTDAMHELPGIRFDWVVEEHFAQIPYWHPSVDKVIPVAIRRWRKNWFSNKNRKERLYFKNELQSREYDAVIDAQGLIKSAFLITRLSRGEKHGQNRHSIREPLATWWYDKHHHINKQQHAVERIREQFAKSLDYKKPKIEGNYTILDYFISSLSDHVEQYLIFLHSTTRTNKHWPESHWRELIEKIQPTFLQIKLPWGTEHEYKRALRLTQGFKNVEVLPRLTVEQLAKQLIGAHAVVSVDTGLSHLTAALNRPNITLYGPTNPKRIGVYGKNQIILISPSCILKDLKVDYVLSHLKSIIADNSL from the coding sequence ATGCACGTCTTAATTATTAAGACTTCCTCTATGGGAGATATATTGCATACTTTACCAGCTCTTACTGATGCTATGCATGAACTTCCTGGTATTCGTTTTGATTGGGTAGTAGAAGAACATTTTGCTCAAATTCCTTATTGGCATCCTTCTGTAGATAAAGTTATACCAGTTGCAATTCGTCGATGGCGTAAAAATTGGTTTAGTAATAAGAATCGTAAGGAACGTTTATATTTTAAAAATGAACTACAGTCACGTGAATATGATGCTGTAATAGATGCACAAGGACTAATTAAAAGTGCATTTTTAATAACACGTTTATCTAGAGGTGAAAAACATGGTCAAAATAGACATAGTATTCGAGAACCTCTTGCAACTTGGTGGTATGATAAACATCATCATATTAATAAACAACAGCATGCAGTAGAACGTATACGAGAACAGTTTGCAAAAAGCTTGGATTATAAAAAACCAAAAATTGAAGGTAATTACACTATTCTTGATTATTTTATTTCATCATTATCTGATCATGTTGAACAGTATTTGATATTTCTACATTCTACTACGCGTACTAATAAACATTGGCCAGAATCACATTGGCGCGAATTAATTGAAAAAATACAACCGACATTTCTACAAATTAAATTACCTTGGGGTACAGAACATGAATATAAACGTGCATTAAGACTTACTCAAGGATTTAAAAATGTAGAAGTTTTACCTCGTTTAACAGTAGAACAACTTGCTAAACAATTAATCGGAGCACATGCTGTTGTATCAGTAGATACCGGTTTAAGTCACTTAACAGCAGCATTAAATCGTCCTAACATTACTTTATATGGTCCAACTAATCCTAAAAGAATAGGTGTGTATGGTAAAAACCAAATTATACTTATTTCTCCTAGTTGTATATTAAAGGACTTAAAAGTAGATTACGTTTTATCTCATCTCAAGTCTATTATAGCTGATAACTCTTTATGA
- a CDS encoding glycosyltransferase family 9 protein encodes MNYVLLYLFLLPIQKLFLIFKKTTGRNLIIQTAKIGDFINITPMIRALGHSDVLISSIVEPLACHDDNIHKYYLIEDAKRSVIHIIILLIKLINRYDNIYVVHPNSINLFFASLCNAPNKQFLKTYAYKPYHKIFYYSALGIVEHRKKDLTLNSYLKLINRNFCYKDFPKYATSPLYIPTYIPQALRIPIKEIKIGISISAGNKSKTIPSSIFCDLINSLEELPCIFFIFGVVEEQVYFNELIKLIGNKKNIINLIGQFNLEAVPWAISQMHIYISSDSGNAYIADSQNIPIIMFYGPCEIKEQRPINNVLFIGAKNIPASTFVFSTKSKFEYDTKFLFNVDEEKIFKIKKFIKNNFLVLK; translated from the coding sequence ATGAATTACGTTTTATTATACTTATTTTTACTTCCTATTCAAAAACTATTTCTTATTTTTAAAAAAACAACAGGAAGAAATTTAATTATTCAAACAGCAAAAATAGGTGATTTTATTAATATTACTCCTATGATACGTGCATTAGGTCATTCAGATGTTCTTATTAGTAGTATTGTAGAGCCACTAGCATGCCACGATGATAATATTCATAAATATTATTTAATAGAAGATGCAAAACGTAGTGTTATTCATATCATTATACTATTAATTAAATTAATAAATCGCTATGATAATATTTATGTTGTCCATCCTAATAGTATAAATCTTTTCTTTGCATCATTATGCAATGCACCAAATAAACAGTTTTTAAAAACATATGCATATAAGCCATATCATAAAATTTTTTATTATAGTGCTCTAGGAATAGTAGAGCATAGAAAAAAAGATTTAACACTTAATAGTTATCTTAAATTAATTAATCGTAATTTTTGTTATAAAGATTTTCCTAAATATGCTACTTCACCTTTATATATACCAACTTATATACCACAGGCACTTAGAATTCCTATAAAAGAAATAAAAATTGGTATTAGTATTTCTGCTGGTAATAAATCTAAAACTATTCCTAGTTCAATCTTTTGTGATTTAATTAATTCACTTGAAGAATTACCCTGCATATTTTTTATATTTGGTGTTGTTGAAGAACAAGTATACTTTAATGAATTAATAAAATTAATAGGAAATAAAAAAAATATAATAAACTTAATCGGACAATTTAATTTAGAAGCTGTACCATGGGCAATTTCTCAAATGCACATTTATATTTCTTCAGATTCAGGGAATGCTTATATCGCTGATTCACAGAATATCCCAATTATAATGTTTTATGGTCCTTGTGAAATTAAAGAACAACGTCCTATTAATAATGTTCTTTTCATTGGTGCTAAAAATATTCCAGCTTCTACTTTTGTTTTTTCTACAAAATCTAAATTTGAATATGATACAAAATTTTTATTTAATGTAGATGAAGAAAAAATATTTAAAATTAAAAAATTTATTAAAAATAATTTTTTAGTTTTAAAATAA
- the rfaQ gene encoding putative lipopolysaccharide heptosyltransferase III gives MTSQIPTKFIPKNILLIKLRHHGDILLITPTINALRQHYPQANIDVLLYKETRPILESHPAISQLLMIDRNWKNESCWQKICHEAELVSTVRAYHYDLVINLADQWRSAVITGLSGAMVRIGFAFKKRDNMLWRWCHNQLVTTDKHHQLHTVEQNMSALTPLGFSIKNAKTSMHFSMADRQKVKSILELQQIKNSFIVVQPTSRWLFKCWDDEKFAQLIDILSNDGYTIMLTSSSEKKEMAMVAKIKSLCHSQNIISLAGQLSLPQLAALIDFSQLFIGVDSAPMHIAAALGTPCLALFGPTKLQQWWPWGDNNKIIWAGHYAPLPLPDSIDTKTNQRYLSSIPVVDVVNAARSFLHE, from the coding sequence ATGACAAGTCAGATACCAACCAAATTTATACCAAAAAATATTTTATTAATTAAACTTCGACACCATGGTGATATACTTCTAATTACACCTACTATTAATGCTCTTCGACAACATTATCCCCAAGCTAATATTGATGTTTTATTATATAAAGAAACACGACCAATTTTAGAATCACATCCAGCAATTAGTCAATTGCTTATGATTGATCGTAACTGGAAGAATGAAAGCTGTTGGCAAAAAATTTGCCATGAAGCAGAATTAGTATCAACAGTACGTGCATACCATTATGATTTAGTTATTAACCTTGCTGATCAATGGAGAAGTGCTGTTATTACTGGTTTATCTGGTGCAATGGTTCGCATTGGTTTCGCTTTTAAAAAAAGGGACAATATGCTTTGGCGTTGGTGTCATAATCAACTTGTGACTACTGATAAGCACCACCAATTACATACTGTTGAACAAAATATGTCAGCATTAACACCTCTTGGTTTTAGCATTAAAAATGCTAAAACTTCTATGCATTTCAGTATGGCGGATAGACAAAAAGTAAAATCTATATTAGAACTACAACAAATAAAGAATTCATTTATTGTAGTTCAACCTACTTCACGGTGGTTATTTAAATGCTGGGACGATGAAAAATTCGCACAACTCATTGATATACTTTCAAATGACGGATATACTATTATGTTAACATCTTCATCAGAAAAAAAAGAAATGGCCATGGTTGCTAAAATTAAATCATTATGCCATAGCCAAAATATTATATCATTAGCTGGTCAATTATCATTACCTCAACTAGCTGCGCTAATAGATTTTTCACAGTTATTTATAGGAGTTGATTCTGCTCCAATGCATATAGCTGCGGCATTAGGAACACCTTGCCTTGCATTGTTTGGTCCAACTAAACTACAGCAATGGTGGCCATGGGGGGATAATAATAAAATTATTTGGGCTGGTCATTATGCTCCATTACCATTACCTGATTCTATTGATACCAAAACAAATCAGCGATATCTTTCTAGTATTCCTGTTGTAGATGTAGTTAATGCAGCAAGGAGCTTTTTACATGAGTAA
- a CDS encoding glycosyltransferase family 4 protein, translating into MSKIRLAIVRQRYRLDGGAERFISSMLETLNNEQLELNIITRNWQKTLGSTWHIHICNPIKIHRILRERSFANAAKKYWEKEKFDIVQSHERIAGCDIFRAGDGVHRAWLEQRSRIKSSWQQRFTSILSPYHNYVLQAEANLFNDHGLKVVICNSKMVKQDILRYFSIDSKKIYVIYNTVNNKKFQPATEYVRYSSRLQLNLPINSTVMIYVGSGFERKGLKAAIEAIANSNRYLIIVGQDKKILRYKQLANQLNCLNRLRFVGIQKDVQPFYHAADALLLPTLYDPCPNVVLEAMSCGLSVITSTTCGAAEFIDTAKEGFVCDALDIKTLTDAILETPSLSENSTMGQAALCKVKSFNKENLVQAMISLYYKVLNR; encoded by the coding sequence ATGAGTAAAATACGTCTAGCAATTGTTAGACAAAGATATCGATTAGATGGCGGTGCTGAACGATTCATTTCATCTATGTTAGAAACATTAAATAATGAACAACTTGAACTAAATATTATTACACGTAATTGGCAAAAAACTCTTGGTTCTACTTGGCATATACACATTTGTAATCCTATAAAAATCCACCGTATTTTACGTGAGCGTAGTTTTGCTAATGCTGCAAAAAAATACTGGGAAAAAGAAAAATTTGATATTGTACAAAGCCATGAACGTATTGCTGGATGTGATATTTTTCGTGCAGGTGATGGAGTACATAGAGCATGGTTAGAACAACGATCCCGTATTAAATCGTCTTGGCAGCAACGTTTTACCTCTATTTTAAGCCCTTATCATAACTATGTATTACAAGCTGAAGCTAATTTATTTAATGATCATGGTTTGAAGGTAGTTATTTGTAATTCAAAAATGGTTAAACAAGATATATTACGTTATTTTTCAATAGATAGTAAAAAAATTTATGTTATATATAACACTGTTAATAACAAAAAATTTCAGCCTGCTACAGAATATGTACGTTACTCTTCACGTTTACAACTTAATTTACCAATAAATTCTACTGTAATGATTTATGTTGGTTCTGGTTTTGAAAGGAAAGGTTTAAAAGCAGCAATTGAAGCTATTGCAAATAGTAACCGTTATTTAATAATAGTAGGACAGGATAAAAAAATATTACGTTATAAACAATTAGCAAATCAACTTAATTGTTTAAATCGTTTACGCTTTGTAGGTATACAAAAAGATGTACAACCATTTTATCACGCTGCAGATGCATTATTATTACCTACTTTATATGATCCTTGTCCAAATGTAGTTTTAGAAGCTATGTCTTGTGGGCTATCAGTAATAACTAGTACTACATGTGGTGCTGCAGAATTTATTGATACTGCTAAGGAGGGATTTGTATGTGATGCTTTAGATATAAAAACACTAACTGATGCTATATTAGAAACACCGTCTTTATCAGAAAATTCTACGATGGGTCAAGCTGCCCTGTGTAAAGTTAAATCTTTTAATAAGGAAAATTTAGTACAAGCAATGATTTCACTTTACTATAAAGTTTTAAATAGATAG